The region TCCGGTGATGGCGCGTACAAGCTCGGTGCGTCCTGCACCCATAAGGCCAGCAATTCCGAATACCTCGCCCTTGCGGACGGAGAAATTGATGTCGCGAAACTCATTGGAGGGCGCGGAAAGCCCGCGAACCTCAAGCGCTATATGCTCCGAGGGTACAGGAAGGGTGGGAAACATGCGCTCCAGCGAGCGGCCGACCATCGCCTCAACGATGGTGCGGATCGGAACGTCGCCAGTGTCGAATTCCTGCACCTTCGCCCCGTCGCGCATGACAACGATGCGGTCGGCGATCTGGCGGATTTCCTCAAGACGATGCGAAATATAGATAATACCGACGCCATCCGCCTTCAGCCGGGCGATCTGCTGAAACAGGAGCTGGGTTTCTTCGCCACCGAGTGCCGCCGTCGGTTCGTCGAGGATGAGAAGGCGCGCGTTGAGCGTCAGCGCCTTGGCGATTTCGATGAGCTGCTGCTTTCCGGTGGAGAGACCTTCGACAAGTCGGTCCGGCGAAACATCGAGGCCGAGCCTCTTCAGGCCATTTCTGGCGCGCTCTTCCATCCCCTTGCGGTCGATACGGCCACCCTTCATGGGATAGCGGCCGACGAAGACGTTTTCAGCGATTGAAAGCTTGGGGAGAAGCTTGAGCTCCTGATGGATCATGCCCACGCCCTCGTCCAGAGCGGCGCGGGGATTGGCGGGGGCATAGGCTGCCCCCGACCACGTCATTTCTCCTTCGGACGGCTGAACGGTACCGGAAATGATGTTCGACAATGTCGATTTTCCGGCGCCGTTTTCACCGAGCAGCGCCACAACCTCTCCCGGATAGATGTCGAGATCGACACCGTGGAGAACCTTGATCGGACCGTAGGATTTCTGGACCCCACGGAGCGAGAGGATGGGAGAACGGGTCGTCATGGCACTGCCTTTCGCATCAGGATGTGTTACGGATGGCTCTTGACGAATTCCGGGGCGTTTTCGCAGGTTGTCAGAACCGCGTTCGGTGTCTGGCGCTCTTCAACCTTCTGGC is a window of Sinorhizobium sp. BG8 DNA encoding:
- a CDS encoding sugar ABC transporter ATP-binding protein, with protein sequence MTTRSPILSLRGVQKSYGPIKVLHGVDLDIYPGEVVALLGENGAGKSTLSNIISGTVQPSEGEMTWSGAAYAPANPRAALDEGVGMIHQELKLLPKLSIAENVFVGRYPMKGGRIDRKGMEERARNGLKRLGLDVSPDRLVEGLSTGKQQLIEIAKALTLNARLLILDEPTAALGGEETQLLFQQIARLKADGVGIIYISHRLEEIRQIADRIVVMRDGAKVQEFDTGDVPIRTIVEAMVGRSLERMFPTLPVPSEHIALEVRGLSAPSNEFRDINFSVRKGEVFGIAGLMGAGRTELVRAITGADPISAGEVLLHGKPVTPRSPIDAIRNGIVLVPEDRKLQGVVLDHSIAENIAYANLEKISPNGWISKRRISEFADEFIKRFGVKGRGGQNAGELSGGNQQKVVLAKWLARKPQVVVLDEPTRGIDVGARSSIYDLIMDLAREGVAVIVVSSDLEEVLGVSGRIMVMAQGKQAGILNREDANDVSVMELATI